A genomic region of Chloroflexota bacterium contains the following coding sequences:
- a CDS encoding class I SAM-dependent methyltransferase — protein sequence MTTAGETYRFYNQSEGYLERLDGAGWRPEYDAVLAALNNYQAQPHGRALDYGCGVGDLAASLARSGYQAYGADISLPFLQEARSRYPGLSFVALDSGPTLPFPANNFAAILSVNTLEHVARPALSLKELVRVLEPGGLLVMTFPNLLSPLRPLRRFVVRRRRARYGPESGESACDSLRLVLRNLRVLAAVTLTHRPQFRPRQADFANAEQYRRLGYGADYDAVWLTNPSDVAWRLRQLGMEVLAVRGIAGASERSRVINQLRRSLPSHLSSPILLVARHRRSV from the coding sequence ATGACCACAGCCGGTGAAACCTATCGCTTCTACAACCAGTCCGAGGGCTATCTCGAGCGCCTGGATGGCGCCGGATGGCGCCCGGAGTATGATGCTGTGCTCGCCGCCCTGAACAACTATCAAGCTCAACCCCATGGACGCGCCCTGGACTACGGATGTGGCGTTGGCGACCTGGCGGCCAGCCTGGCCCGCAGCGGCTACCAGGCCTACGGGGCCGACATCTCTCTGCCCTTTTTGCAGGAAGCGCGGTCGCGTTACCCGGGCCTTTCTTTTGTGGCCCTCGACTCCGGGCCAACCCTGCCCTTTCCTGCCAACAATTTCGCCGCGATTCTCTCCGTCAATACGCTGGAACATGTCGCCCGCCCTGCCCTGAGTCTCAAAGAGCTGGTTCGTGTCCTGGAGCCGGGTGGCCTGCTGGTCATGACCTTTCCAAATCTGCTCTCCCCACTGCGGCCCTTGCGACGTTTTGTGGTGCGGCGTCGGCGAGCCAGATACGGGCCCGAGAGTGGTGAATCCGCTTGCGACTCCTTGCGGCTGGTGTTGAGAAACCTGCGTGTGTTGGCAGCCGTTACCCTGACCCACAGACCTCAGTTTCGGCCCCGCCAGGCCGATTTTGCCAACGCGGAGCAATATCGTCGTCTGGGCTACGGCGCCGATTACGATGCCGTCTGGTTGACAAATCCATCGGATGTAGCCTGGCGATTGCGCCAGCTTGGCATGGAGGTCCTGGCAGTCCGGGGCATTGCGGGAGCCTCCGAGCGCAGCCGGGTAATCAACCAGCTGCGCCGATCCCTGCCATCCCACCTCAGTTCTCCGATCCTGTTGGTCGCCCGCCACCGGAGGTCTGTGTAA
- a CDS encoding SdrD B-like domain-containing protein yields MKQKHVLTSIVVLILVVVLGAASIASAGIQAFDEGRQPDAAPVPQAPGFYLVGGSKNLDPVLFHQGGDMQFYSWADLNPADGAYDFSNLNYFIDSHYWPPGPGQPGKKVGIAITAYDGRNATGVNAMPQWVRNLPNTTIPGLLTEEINNGDFEKSGNPLYAWEHTPDVAGSTDNPRGGSYSAKMNEAGAINQTSELRSWTFRIPEVLIQGELNFYWRSESGAEDPGDNLKVELMEGDDVVATIMNESNPGDQDWQEKIASILPHEGHWSTLRFTLTNDGDEPWTVFIDDVSLTVQPTLPKIWDPAYLEQYERFVDALGQAYKNDDRVDFIAMGTGMFGETRASDNIDDRATIAGGLTDSWAWITTVNIITSMYVDAFSDGSQLKKVLLLQNAPFQYERWERPQFSDFAASNDVGLSYNGLWPDYNSAETLQWPNAGSAYGQMAFDPILKHGDDVATGFETYNYMIGDGKWPGTYPRREGSGVSDSFYWATLQALSLHVDYVRLSGYGRPPSTRWYVDYNTNQPVPAYTDIMGWAAPYFGATLDENDDRYTPSVWVALREHMQPLCYADSSCQDTSEWPPLGNFDFWLEQDDSVDGGQTVPATYVELVTWASGAQGAPWMGHCPDNPATGPIGYPCFGNVTNTSLPETREAQYIRRTDQGSGNPAMFFRIADGYMDDEVYTAEIQVTYWDRGTDRWRLQYDSTTGPKYARPVGSSNAWVQKQGSNQFRTVTFEVTDARFGNHLTDGTDFLIDSRSNTGANDGNEWIHFVDVAKVDATQPTATNTPTRTPTRTPTNTPTNTPTRTPTATHTPTNTPTNTPTNTPTRTPTATHTPTNTPTSTPTHTPEPTTGNIMGKAFVDGNGNGSYDPGEMLLANITVQLKNSGGTVINTATTSASGTYSFWSVQPGSYVVLPLPTGTYFPRPSQHGAQVVAGQTITVDLPFYTYLKIYLPLSLKGS; encoded by the coding sequence ATGAAACAGAAACACGTTTTAACGTCGATTGTCGTGCTGATACTTGTGGTGGTTTTAGGAGCTGCTTCAATAGCCAGTGCAGGCATTCAAGCCTTCGACGAAGGTAGACAACCAGACGCAGCGCCGGTGCCCCAGGCGCCAGGCTTTTACCTGGTGGGCGGCAGCAAAAACCTCGATCCCGTCCTCTTCCACCAGGGCGGTGACATGCAGTTCTACTCCTGGGCAGACCTGAACCCGGCCGACGGAGCCTATGATTTCTCCAACCTCAACTATTTCATCGATTCCCACTACTGGCCGCCGGGTCCGGGCCAGCCTGGCAAAAAGGTGGGCATCGCGATCACTGCCTACGATGGTCGCAATGCAACCGGCGTTAACGCCATGCCCCAGTGGGTGCGCAATCTGCCCAACACCACCATCCCCGGCCTCCTCACCGAGGAGATCAACAACGGTGATTTCGAGAAGTCGGGAAATCCCCTCTACGCCTGGGAACATACACCCGATGTGGCCGGCAGCACCGACAACCCCCGCGGCGGCAGCTACAGCGCCAAGATGAATGAAGCAGGGGCGATCAACCAGACTTCCGAATTGCGAAGCTGGACCTTCCGCATCCCGGAGGTCCTCATCCAGGGTGAGCTCAACTTCTACTGGCGTTCAGAGTCAGGGGCCGAAGACCCGGGCGACAACCTGAAGGTAGAGCTGATGGAAGGTGACGACGTGGTCGCTACCATTATGAACGAGAGCAATCCCGGTGACCAGGATTGGCAGGAAAAAATCGCAAGCATTTTGCCCCACGAGGGGCACTGGTCGACTCTGCGCTTCACACTGACCAACGACGGCGATGAACCCTGGACTGTCTTCATCGATGATGTCAGTCTGACCGTTCAGCCCACCTTGCCCAAGATCTGGGATCCGGCCTACCTGGAGCAATATGAGCGTTTCGTGGATGCCCTGGGTCAAGCCTATAAAAACGACGACCGCGTCGATTTCATTGCCATGGGCACCGGCATGTTCGGCGAGACCAGAGCCAGCGACAACATCGATGACCGTGCCACCATAGCGGGCGGCCTGACCGACTCCTGGGCCTGGATCACCACCGTCAATATCATTACCAGCATGTATGTGGACGCCTTCAGCGATGGCAGCCAGTTGAAAAAAGTGCTGCTCCTGCAGAATGCACCTTTCCAGTATGAACGGTGGGAGCGTCCCCAGTTCTCTGATTTCGCGGCGTCCAACGATGTGGGCCTCTCCTACAACGGCCTCTGGCCCGACTACAACTCGGCCGAGACGCTGCAATGGCCCAATGCCGGCAGCGCCTATGGCCAGATGGCCTTTGATCCCATCCTGAAGCATGGCGACGACGTGGCCACCGGCTTCGAGACCTACAACTACATGATCGGCGATGGCAAATGGCCGGGAACCTACCCGCGGCGCGAGGGCAGCGGGGTATCCGATAGCTTCTACTGGGCAACCCTGCAGGCCTTGAGCCTGCATGTCGACTACGTGCGTTTGAGCGGCTATGGCAGACCTCCCTCGACCCGTTGGTACGTCGATTACAACACCAACCAGCCGGTGCCCGCCTACACCGACATCATGGGCTGGGCGGCCCCCTACTTCGGAGCCACCCTGGACGAGAACGACGATCGCTACACGCCGTCGGTGTGGGTAGCCCTGCGCGAGCACATGCAGCCCCTTTGTTATGCCGACAGTTCTTGTCAGGACACCAGCGAGTGGCCCCCCCTGGGCAACTTCGATTTCTGGCTGGAGCAGGATGACTCCGTCGATGGTGGCCAGACGGTTCCGGCCACCTATGTGGAACTGGTGACGTGGGCAAGCGGTGCACAGGGCGCCCCATGGATGGGTCACTGTCCCGACAACCCCGCCACCGGCCCGATCGGATATCCATGTTTCGGCAACGTGACCAATACCAGTCTTCCCGAGACCCGCGAGGCACAGTATATTCGCCGCACCGACCAGGGTTCCGGCAACCCCGCCATGTTCTTCCGTATCGCCGATGGTTACATGGACGACGAGGTATACACGGCTGAAATACAGGTCACCTACTGGGACCGCGGCACCGACCGCTGGCGACTGCAGTATGATTCCACCACCGGCCCCAAATATGCCAGGCCCGTGGGCTCCAGCAATGCCTGGGTGCAGAAGCAGGGCAGCAACCAGTTCCGCACCGTGACCTTCGAGGTCACCGATGCCCGTTTCGGCAACCACCTGACAGATGGCACCGACTTCCTGATCGATTCCCGAAGCAACACCGGTGCCAACGATGGCAACGAGTGGATCCACTTTGTCGATGTAGCCAAGGTCGATGCGACCCAGCCGACGGCCACCAATACACCGACGCGGACGCCGACCCGTACGCCGACTAACACGCCAACCAATACACCGACGCGGACGCCGACGGCTACGCACACACCAACCAATACGCCGACTAACACGCCAACCAATACCCCAACGCGGACGCCGACGGCTACGCACACACCAACCAATACGCCGACGAGCACGCCGACCCATACGCCGGAGCCCACCACCGGCAACATCATGGGTAAGGCCTTCGTCGACGGCAACGGAAACGGCTCTTATGACCCGGGCGAAATGCTGTTGGCCAACATCACCGTACAGCTGAAGAACAGCGGTGGCACCGTGATCAACACGGCGACCACGTCGGCCAGCGGCACCTACAGTTTCTGGAGCGTGCAACCCGGCTCCTATGTGGTGCTGCCGCTGCCTACCGGCACCTACTTCCCGCGGCCGTCGCAGCATGGCGCACAGGTGGTGGCGGGCCAGACGATAACGGTGGACCTTCCCTTCTATACCTACCTGAAGATCTACCTGCCGCTGAGCCTTAAGGGCTCCTGA
- a CDS encoding sugar transferase — MLSYDRESKSTGGNQVLETQTRMATWYEDSSSIYPQALQKLQTRTLAYERLKRALDFLAAAFFLVVFSPLLLLIAVAIKIDGPGPVLFIQRRTGRYGRPFNFFKFRSMSYSKNHAQIHREFVRQYANGVDKDQTTNGLHKPFQNGPTITRVGKFLRQSSLDELPQLWNILRGDMSFVGPRAWADYELENYKDWHYRRLEVTPGLTGLAQISGRSALSFDNIIRLDIDYIENRSLWMDFKILLKTIPVVLTGANTG; from the coding sequence ATGCTATCCTATGATCGTGAGAGCAAATCGACGGGAGGCAATCAGGTGTTAGAGACGCAAACACGCATGGCCACTTGGTACGAAGATAGCAGCAGCATCTACCCACAGGCGCTGCAGAAACTCCAGACACGCACGCTGGCCTATGAACGGCTCAAGCGCGCGTTGGATTTTCTGGCGGCTGCGTTCTTTTTGGTGGTCTTTTCCCCATTATTGCTGCTAATTGCAGTCGCCATCAAAATCGATGGTCCTGGGCCAGTCTTGTTTATCCAGCGTCGAACGGGAAGGTATGGACGGCCTTTCAACTTCTTCAAGTTTCGTTCGATGAGCTATAGCAAGAACCACGCGCAGATTCACCGCGAATTCGTGCGCCAATATGCCAACGGCGTGGATAAGGACCAGACCACGAATGGGCTGCACAAGCCTTTCCAGAACGGTCCAACGATCACCAGGGTTGGCAAGTTCCTGCGACAATCCAGCCTCGACGAACTGCCCCAGCTTTGGAACATCCTCCGCGGGGACATGAGCTTCGTCGGCCCCAGAGCCTGGGCAGACTACGAGCTGGAAAACTACAAGGACTGGCACTATCGCCGGCTGGAGGTAACGCCCGGCCTCACCGGCCTGGCCCAGATCAGTGGCCGCAGTGCCCTTTCCTTCGACAATATCATCCGCCTGGACATCGACTATATCGAAAACCGGTCCCTGTGGATGGACTTCAAGATCCTGCTAAAGACCATTCCTGTGGTCCTTACCGGCGCCAACACGGGCTGA
- a CDS encoding acyltransferase, which translates to MTRIHPTAEVSGSAQIGDGTQIWHHSQIREGATVGRECILGKGVYVDFGVQIGDRCKLQNGVFAYHGATIEDGVFIGPGAILTNDRCPRAINPRGSLQTDADWQLGKITVKRGASLGAGTIVLPDLIIGQFAMTGAGAVVTRSVPDHGLVIGNPARLVAYVCRCGRRLNPVDSGQDQDHFVCTHCHENFRLNPLPQQGDID; encoded by the coding sequence ATGACAAGAATCCACCCAACCGCAGAAGTGTCCGGAAGTGCGCAGATTGGCGATGGTACCCAGATATGGCACCATTCGCAGATTCGCGAAGGGGCGACGGTGGGCCGGGAATGCATCCTGGGCAAGGGTGTCTACGTTGACTTCGGCGTGCAGATCGGTGATCGCTGCAAGCTGCAGAATGGCGTGTTTGCCTACCACGGCGCCACCATCGAGGATGGTGTGTTCATTGGACCCGGGGCGATCCTGACCAATGATCGTTGCCCCCGCGCCATCAATCCCAGGGGTAGTCTACAGACCGATGCAGATTGGCAGCTCGGAAAAATCACCGTCAAACGGGGCGCATCGCTGGGCGCCGGCACGATCGTGCTGCCCGATCTGATCATCGGCCAATTTGCCATGACCGGGGCAGGAGCAGTGGTCACCCGCAGCGTGCCCGACCACGGACTGGTCATCGGCAACCCGGCCAGGTTGGTCGCTTACGTTTGCAGGTGCGGTCGTCGCTTGAATCCCGTCGATTCCGGGCAAGACCAGGATCACTTTGTTTGCACGCATTGCCACGAAAACTTCAGGTTGAATCCGCTTCCCCAGCAAGGAGACATCGATTGA
- a CDS encoding Gfo/Idh/MocA family oxidoreductase gives MNRQIRTGVIGVGNMGQHHARIYASTPESHLVGVADSNEDRAARIAARYEVPVYADYRDLLDQVDAVTIAAPTTLHYDVGLACIERGVHILMEKPLTATIDEAVDLAERAKESDLVLQVGHVERFNPTFVQLARVLTEHEILSIEARRLSPFATRAADVSVVYDLMVHDLDLILTVIDAPLANVQAVGGQVRSPQPDHAMALLNFASGQVASVSASKVTQHKVRQMEVTCAEAFIVADFLTRTVMIHRQSAANYFAHQGEVLYRQEGLIEQVYVPQIEPLYAELNHFLGCIENNSQPLVGSDEAIRVMRVAEQIEKHIINGLEAIEMSATDL, from the coding sequence TTGAACAGACAGATCCGCACAGGAGTCATCGGTGTTGGCAACATGGGCCAACACCATGCCCGAATCTATGCCTCGACGCCGGAAAGCCATCTGGTTGGCGTTGCCGACAGCAACGAAGACCGGGCAGCGCGGATAGCGGCTCGCTATGAAGTACCCGTGTATGCCGACTATCGAGACCTTCTGGATCAGGTTGACGCTGTGACCATCGCAGCGCCCACTACCCTTCATTACGACGTCGGCCTGGCCTGCATCGAACGTGGTGTGCACATCCTGATGGAAAAGCCGCTGACCGCGACCATCGACGAGGCGGTGGACCTGGCCGAACGGGCAAAGGAATCTGACCTGGTCCTGCAGGTAGGACATGTCGAGCGCTTCAATCCCACCTTCGTTCAGCTGGCCAGGGTGCTGACCGAACACGAGATCCTGTCGATCGAGGCCAGACGCCTGAGTCCTTTCGCCACCCGGGCCGCTGACGTGAGCGTTGTCTACGATCTCATGGTCCACGACCTTGACCTGATTCTAACCGTGATCGACGCTCCTCTGGCAAACGTACAGGCAGTCGGTGGTCAGGTTCGCTCTCCCCAGCCCGATCACGCGATGGCATTGCTCAACTTCGCCTCAGGCCAGGTTGCCAGCGTTTCCGCCAGCAAAGTCACACAGCACAAGGTGAGACAGATGGAAGTTACCTGTGCCGAGGCCTTTATTGTGGCCGACTTTCTGACGCGAACCGTGATGATCCACCGCCAGTCTGCCGCCAACTACTTCGCCCATCAGGGTGAGGTGCTCTACAGACAGGAAGGACTGATCGAGCAGGTTTACGTGCCACAGATCGAGCCCCTTTATGCCGAGCTGAATCATTTCCTGGGCTGTATCGAGAACAACAGCCAGCCGCTGGTTGGCAGCGATGAAGCCATCCGCGTCATGCGGGTCGCCGAACAGATCGAAAAACATATCATAAATGGCCTGGAGGCCATAGAAATGAGCGCTACGGACCTATAG
- a CDS encoding SMC family ATPase — MIPLKLRLHNFMCYRDPDPLDFSGLHLACLSGNNGHGKSALLDAITWVLWGKARSNQPDALIHLGQKEMQVDYEFALGDNRYRVVRSRELRGKTGKSDLQLQVWVADKEEYRAITEPTIRQTEQRIVDLLRMDYDTFINSAFLVQGRADEFTVKPPGQRKQILADILGLDIYDDYENRAKDRVRQYKDEASRLDAQIAAIDEEGAHEAQYQSELQQAQGEALNFSEMLREAEKRQKDLHNRRQELLADQKTLADLQSRLQHGERELNEIEDQLEVANNRLVADQNLTARAAEIEAGYETLQSLRKADQGWNKKLGRQVDLQGQQSQLEREIDTVRGRLEGDQRVLRARATQLEEQAEQESTLEEQLKETRAELTRLTDLDAQKTQVQAEIQQLREELAGRQNENKQLRVEMDDVKEKLDILAEAGASCPICSQPLGAGEREKVLADYQSQGDTLGDRHRSNQARIQEIKNQVEEGNKQVGEFDQALKLRERWRRQEGQIENNLAQAQQARADVADTRQKLEAVTTQLDSGRYAEESQMALAAVLEELALLGYDPGAHDQVRADLIEYGAFEDRYQQLRAAQKRLDDLTEQIGRLRDQHSRWKGVLGDDRAKRGQLQKAVGDLPEVDKKLRTCTREVDQLAANERNARLRLGAAQQRLDACRKLAGQRKELAGQLQHILDQQVLYEELQAAFGKKGLQAMIIEAAIPEIEMEANRLLNRMTDGRMAVRMETQRETKSTQELRETLDIILSDELGSRDYSLYSGGEAYRANFAIRIALSKLLARRAGARLQTLIIDEGFGTQDAQGRERLVQAITSIQDDFERILVITHIDELKDQFPTRIDVQKTEEGSQIFLN, encoded by the coding sequence ATGATTCCACTCAAGCTACGCCTTCACAACTTCATGTGCTACCGCGATCCGGACCCGCTGGACTTCAGCGGGCTCCACCTGGCATGCCTGTCGGGCAACAATGGGCACGGCAAGTCGGCTCTCCTGGATGCCATCACCTGGGTGTTATGGGGAAAAGCCCGCTCCAACCAGCCCGACGCTCTCATCCACCTGGGCCAGAAAGAGATGCAGGTAGACTATGAATTTGCCCTGGGAGACAACCGCTACCGCGTTGTGAGAAGCCGCGAACTGCGGGGGAAAACTGGCAAGAGCGACCTCCAGCTGCAGGTCTGGGTAGCCGACAAAGAAGAATACAGAGCTATCACAGAACCAACCATCCGCCAGACGGAACAGCGCATCGTCGATTTATTGCGCATGGATTACGATACCTTCATCAACTCAGCCTTTCTGGTCCAGGGCCGGGCAGATGAATTCACCGTCAAACCACCGGGACAACGCAAGCAGATCCTGGCAGATATACTTGGTCTGGACATCTATGATGACTACGAAAACCGGGCCAAAGATCGTGTTCGCCAGTACAAGGATGAAGCCTCGCGTCTGGACGCGCAGATTGCAGCCATCGATGAGGAGGGTGCTCACGAAGCGCAATACCAGAGTGAGTTGCAGCAGGCTCAGGGCGAGGCTCTGAATTTCAGCGAGATGTTGCGTGAGGCCGAAAAGAGACAAAAGGATCTGCATAACCGGCGCCAGGAACTACTGGCGGACCAGAAGACACTCGCCGATCTTCAGTCTCGTCTGCAACACGGCGAACGGGAACTGAACGAGATTGAAGACCAGCTTGAGGTTGCCAACAATCGTTTAGTGGCCGATCAGAACCTGACTGCCAGGGCAGCCGAAATCGAAGCGGGCTACGAAACGCTGCAATCCCTCAGGAAGGCCGATCAGGGCTGGAACAAAAAACTGGGGCGCCAGGTTGACCTTCAGGGCCAACAGAGTCAGTTAGAGCGGGAGATTGACACGGTGCGCGGTCGATTGGAGGGAGACCAGCGAGTCCTTCGTGCCCGAGCAACACAACTGGAGGAACAGGCTGAACAAGAATCCACTCTCGAAGAACAACTCAAAGAAACCCGGGCCGAATTGACCAGGCTTACCGACCTGGATGCGCAAAAGACCCAGGTTCAAGCTGAAATCCAACAGCTCAGGGAAGAACTGGCAGGACGGCAGAACGAAAATAAACAACTACGTGTTGAGATGGACGATGTCAAGGAGAAGCTGGACATCCTGGCCGAGGCGGGTGCGTCATGCCCCATCTGCAGCCAGCCTCTGGGAGCCGGGGAACGGGAGAAGGTACTCGCCGACTACCAGAGCCAGGGAGATACCCTCGGTGACCGGCATCGCAGTAATCAAGCTCGCATTCAAGAGATCAAGAACCAGGTCGAGGAGGGTAATAAACAGGTCGGGGAATTTGATCAGGCCCTGAAACTGAGAGAGCGCTGGCGGCGCCAGGAGGGTCAAATCGAGAATAATTTGGCCCAGGCGCAACAGGCTCGTGCAGATGTGGCAGATACCCGGCAAAAGCTGGAGGCAGTCACAACTCAGCTCGATTCGGGCCGCTATGCCGAAGAGTCCCAAATGGCGCTCGCCGCTGTGTTGGAGGAGTTGGCGCTTCTGGGATATGATCCCGGCGCCCACGACCAGGTGCGCGCCGACCTGATAGAGTATGGAGCTTTCGAGGATCGTTACCAACAGCTCCGGGCAGCCCAGAAACGCCTTGATGATCTCACCGAACAGATTGGCCGATTGAGGGATCAGCACTCTCGCTGGAAAGGGGTACTTGGCGACGACAGGGCGAAACGCGGGCAGCTCCAGAAAGCGGTCGGCGATCTGCCCGAAGTGGACAAAAAGCTGCGTACATGCACCCGGGAGGTCGATCAGTTGGCAGCCAACGAGCGCAACGCCCGGCTAAGACTCGGGGCCGCTCAACAGCGACTCGATGCCTGCCGCAAGCTCGCCGGTCAGCGCAAAGAACTGGCAGGGCAACTGCAGCATATCCTCGACCAGCAAGTGCTCTACGAGGAACTGCAGGCCGCTTTTGGAAAGAAGGGTCTGCAGGCCATGATCATCGAGGCCGCCATTCCTGAGATCGAGATGGAAGCCAATCGCCTGCTCAATCGCATGACCGACGGGCGCATGGCAGTCCGCATGGAGACCCAACGCGAAACCAAAAGCACTCAGGAATTGCGCGAAACCCTGGATATTATCTTGAGCGATGAATTGGGCAGCAGGGACTACAGTCTCTACTCCGGCGGAGAGGCTTACCGGGCCAACTTCGCCATTCGCATCGCCCTTAGCAAGCTCCTGGCCCGGCGTGCCGGCGCCCGGTTGCAAACATTGATCATCGACGAGGGCTTCGGCACCCAGGATGCCCAGGGACGGGAACGGCTGGTCCAGGCCATCACATCGATTCAGGATGATTTCGAGCGGATCCTGGTCATCACCCACATCGACGAGTTGAAGGATCAGTTCCCCACTCGTATCGATGTCCAGAAAACAGAAGAAGGATCGCAGATTTTCCTTAACTGA
- a CDS encoding class I SAM-dependent methyltransferase, which translates to MSSRDYHVKELNIAQNPDDPRHVMPIIGPDHWRILDVGCGAGQTLIASNLNPDVVATGIDIDFEALALGRELSAAVAFVAGEAEKLPFADASFDLVLARVVLPLTHIPHTIGEISRVVGPGGDIWLVLHPISRTLQNLWDSLRQHRLKNAIYRLYVLANGLLFEATGQLFPFPLNGHYESFQTCSSITRQLQQAGFGNIEIDQTDHFVVTATKL; encoded by the coding sequence ATGAGTTCCCGCGACTATCACGTTAAAGAGCTTAACATCGCCCAAAACCCCGACGATCCGCGCCACGTCATGCCGATCATTGGTCCTGACCACTGGCGCATCCTGGATGTGGGCTGTGGGGCCGGCCAGACACTGATCGCCAGCAATCTCAATCCGGATGTTGTGGCTACCGGCATCGACATCGATTTCGAGGCCCTGGCGTTGGGCCGCGAACTGAGCGCTGCGGTGGCCTTCGTCGCGGGCGAGGCGGAGAAGTTGCCCTTCGCGGATGCCAGTTTCGATCTGGTGTTGGCCCGGGTCGTTCTGCCGTTGACCCACATTCCCCACACGATCGGGGAAATCTCGCGGGTTGTCGGACCGGGGGGCGACATCTGGTTGGTCCTGCATCCCATCTCTCGCACCCTGCAGAACCTGTGGGATAGCCTGCGCCAGCACCGACTCAAGAACGCTATCTATCGCCTCTACGTGCTGGCCAATGGACTGCTGTTCGAAGCGACGGGGCAGCTTTTCCCCTTTCCGCTGAACGGCCACTACGAGTCGTTTCAGACCTGCTCATCGATTACCCGGCAGCTACAGCAGGCTGGCTTCGGCAATATTGAAATCGATCAAACTGATCACTTTGTCGTCACAGCAACGAAATTGTAG
- a CDS encoding methyltransferase domain-containing protein, which produces MTESVAQSVETALANARIRACPLCADQASSPVWFRATGSPVAVDYSTADLDSAGWRIVRCNSCGLLRVDPMPREKDLPALYDESYYNEGTLAGGIHSGGMSGHLEVYSSPGRRQASLRWHGKTVGHLTRHGDLDRTAAIRLLDVGCGAGYFLDAARQAGWDVQGVELSVASVQVGRQELGLNIIQGTLERADLPNDCFDVVTMFEVLEHMVAPGRALAEAHRILKPEGLLAIQVPNDVESYRNGLFGKDNRWWIIPPLHLYFFSAGTLTRWLNDTGFQVVYVGTNGGIGTDALTLMKSHGRRPGRLLTAGLRRLPAPLDWLIERMGRHTELTVYARKVR; this is translated from the coding sequence ATGACCGAATCGGTTGCCCAAAGCGTCGAAACTGCCCTCGCCAATGCCAGGATCCGGGCCTGTCCCCTCTGCGCTGATCAAGCGAGTTCGCCCGTCTGGTTTCGTGCCACCGGGTCCCCGGTAGCCGTCGATTATTCAACTGCCGACCTCGACAGCGCCGGCTGGCGTATCGTCCGGTGTAACTCCTGTGGGCTGCTCAGGGTAGATCCGATGCCCCGAGAAAAGGATTTACCTGCTCTATACGATGAAAGTTATTACAACGAAGGCACGCTGGCGGGCGGCATTCACAGCGGTGGCATGAGTGGTCACCTGGAAGTTTATAGCAGCCCCGGGCGCCGGCAGGCATCTCTGAGATGGCACGGGAAAACGGTAGGGCACCTGACCCGCCACGGTGACCTGGACCGCACTGCCGCGATCCGCCTGTTGGACGTGGGATGTGGCGCCGGCTATTTTTTGGATGCTGCCCGGCAGGCCGGGTGGGATGTCCAGGGCGTTGAACTAAGCGTCGCATCTGTCCAGGTTGGCCGGCAAGAGCTGGGGTTGAATATCATCCAGGGCACCCTTGAGCGGGCAGATCTGCCCAATGATTGTTTTGATGTGGTGACCATGTTCGAAGTCTTGGAGCATATGGTTGCGCCCGGCCGGGCCCTGGCCGAGGCTCACCGCATCCTCAAGCCTGAGGGCCTGCTCGCGATCCAGGTCCCCAATGATGTCGAGTCCTACCGCAACGGCCTTTTTGGAAAGGACAACCGCTGGTGGATCATTCCACCACTCCATCTGTATTTCTTTTCGGCAGGGACCCTCACCCGCTGGTTGAACGACACAGGCTTTCAGGTGGTTTATGTGGGTACCAATGGTGGAATAGGCACGGACGCCCTGACCTTGATGAAGTCGCACGGGCGTCGCCCAGGCCGGTTGTTGACTGCCGGATTGCGACGGCTGCCCGCGCCGCTGGATTGGCTGATCGAACGGATGGGCCGTCACACAGAGCTCACAGTTTATGCCCGGAAGGTGCGCTGA